One region of Jatrophihabitans cynanchi genomic DNA includes:
- a CDS encoding MFS transporter: MSLLAFQLAGLYAVHSIARGAELAGIAAFTAGAAGPLRGAWLDRREMRGGLQLSCYAAALFMGLFTVAVAAKAPFLVLLTLAILLGLSIGGIWGGFRALLLNSVPPALLRRAHFVESLSTEIGYGLGPLAVTLIAALAGVVVALTVMTAVFICAAVMLRQVAPLAPGKRSDRRAGRLTVPIVFICAVGGFQSFGFGLVEGNVPSRMAELGHSADAAGVFLALLSVGSVIGGLIVSFVPISTRRPALLGAGLFALFAVLIIPSTLATSVLTFGSTLLFASLMLVPLSGLAAAEIEAQLGDHGRGRIFAIFIGAVQVGGGLGVAVNGVLQSYIEPSEVPLVSVGLFAVIALVLVVVGLLIGRNTTIEVSSPFDEISAAESTLAAATDRASIGPTQRITEEK, from the coding sequence ATGTCCCTACTGGCATTTCAACTCGCTGGCCTCTACGCAGTGCACTCGATCGCGCGAGGAGCCGAACTCGCCGGCATCGCTGCATTTACGGCCGGCGCCGCCGGCCCGCTGCGCGGTGCATGGCTCGACCGGCGTGAGATGCGCGGCGGCCTGCAACTGAGCTGTTACGCAGCCGCTCTGTTCATGGGCCTGTTCACGGTCGCAGTGGCTGCGAAGGCGCCATTCCTGGTGCTGCTCACCCTGGCGATCCTCCTCGGGCTGTCGATCGGCGGCATATGGGGCGGCTTCCGGGCATTGCTGCTCAACTCGGTGCCGCCGGCGTTGCTACGTCGCGCCCACTTCGTCGAGTCACTAAGCACCGAGATCGGTTATGGCCTGGGACCGCTTGCCGTGACGCTCATCGCAGCACTCGCCGGGGTGGTCGTTGCGCTTACCGTCATGACCGCCGTGTTCATCTGTGCTGCAGTCATGCTCCGCCAGGTAGCACCGCTAGCGCCTGGCAAGCGGTCGGACCGACGTGCCGGCCGACTCACCGTACCGATCGTGTTCATCTGCGCGGTCGGAGGTTTCCAGAGTTTCGGCTTCGGCCTCGTCGAGGGCAATGTGCCCTCGCGAATGGCAGAGCTCGGTCACTCCGCCGATGCTGCCGGGGTATTCCTCGCGTTGCTGTCGGTCGGCAGCGTGATTGGCGGACTCATCGTCAGCTTCGTTCCGATCAGCACCAGGCGTCCGGCTCTACTCGGCGCTGGCCTGTTCGCGCTCTTCGCCGTACTCATCATCCCCAGCACACTCGCCACATCGGTGCTGACCTTCGGCTCCACACTGCTGTTCGCCTCACTGATGCTCGTCCCGCTGTCCGGCCTGGCAGCCGCAGAAATCGAAGCGCAGCTAGGTGATCACGGCCGGGGCCGGATCTTCGCGATCTTCATCGGTGCAGTACAGGTCGGGGGCGGCCTCGGCGTTGCCGTCAACGGTGTCCTGCAGTCGTACATCGAACCCAGCGAAGTACCACTCGTCAGCGTCGGTCTCTTCGCAGTCATCGCCCTCGTGCTCGTCGTCGTGGGGCTGCTCATTGGTAGGAACACAACCATCGAGGTGTCGTCGCCGTTCGACGAGATCTCAGCTGCCGAGTCGACACTGGCCGCCGCAACGGACCGTGCATCGATCGGCCCAACGCAACGCATTACAGAGGAGAAGTGA
- a CDS encoding transporter substrate-binding domain-containing protein — protein sequence MSNPVNRLRTATTTLLTGVLAVGLLAGCGSSSGDKKSGDTKGGPSVSTTADAKVAAMVPEGMRKKGTVQWLMQIPAAPMEFKQGGELAGIDVDLGYAMLAKLGLKAEVTTVNDFSALIPAITTNRADFVMSGMKDLKERQAKLDYIDYFKTGNAFIGKTGDKSKYATYADLCGKTVNTGVGASYTAQLAELSKRECEAQGKPAMKNLSAGGSIPEQLLQLDQGRAVAVLNGVELSADAVAQAKGKYVVLDIPAFEPAYYGIAVNKSNHQFALAVQAAMQAIMDDGTYAKILTKYDLAGAGLDEALLNGALS from the coding sequence ATGTCGAATCCTGTAAACCGGTTGCGAACCGCTACGACAACACTGCTCACCGGCGTCCTCGCCGTGGGCTTGCTCGCCGGATGCGGAAGCAGCAGCGGGGACAAGAAGTCCGGCGACACCAAGGGCGGCCCGTCGGTGTCGACCACGGCGGACGCCAAGGTGGCCGCGATGGTGCCCGAGGGCATGCGCAAGAAGGGCACCGTGCAGTGGCTGATGCAGATTCCCGCCGCTCCGATGGAGTTCAAGCAGGGCGGTGAGCTTGCCGGCATCGACGTCGATCTCGGCTATGCCATGCTGGCCAAGCTCGGCCTGAAAGCTGAGGTCACCACCGTCAACGACTTCAGCGCCCTGATCCCGGCGATCACCACCAATCGCGCAGACTTTGTGATGTCCGGCATGAAGGATCTGAAGGAACGCCAGGCCAAGCTGGACTACATCGACTACTTCAAGACAGGTAACGCGTTCATCGGCAAGACGGGCGACAAGTCCAAGTACGCCACGTACGCCGACCTCTGCGGCAAGACGGTCAACACCGGCGTGGGTGCGAGCTACACCGCGCAGCTCGCCGAACTGTCCAAGCGCGAGTGCGAGGCTCAAGGCAAGCCGGCGATGAAGAATCTCTCGGCCGGTGGCTCCATCCCAGAGCAGCTGTTGCAGCTGGACCAAGGTCGAGCGGTGGCCGTGCTCAACGGGGTCGAGTTGTCCGCGGACGCGGTGGCGCAGGCGAAGGGCAAGTACGTCGTGCTCGACATCCCGGCGTTCGAGCCCGCCTACTACGGCATAGCCGTGAACAAGTCGAACCACCAGTTCGCCTTGGCCGTCCAAGCGGCAATGCAGGCGATCATGGACGACGGCACCTACGCGAAGATTCTCACGAAGTACGACCTGGCCGGCGCCGGCCTGGACGAAGCGCTGCTCAACGGCGCGTTGAGCTAG
- a CDS encoding amino acid ABC transporter ATP-binding protein: MTVAQQPMVSVQNLKKSFDDVQVLRGVSFECQPGDVVCIVGPSGSGKSTLLRCINHLETPDSGGIYVDGELIAYERHRNGRLIERKAKDIDRQRREVGMVFQRFNLFNHMTAAENVALGLVKARGIAKGAAHRMAEDALAKVGLANRGKAFPRELSGGQQQRVAIARALSMEPKVLLFDEPTSALDPELVGDVLAVMKDVAAGGITMLVVTHEMQFAREVANQAIFMDDGQIVERGRPADVLVNPQHERTCKFLSRVQK, from the coding sequence ATGACTGTGGCGCAACAACCGATGGTGTCGGTGCAGAATCTCAAGAAGTCCTTCGACGACGTGCAGGTTCTGCGTGGTGTCAGTTTCGAATGCCAGCCAGGCGACGTCGTGTGCATCGTAGGGCCGTCCGGCTCCGGCAAGAGCACCCTGTTGCGTTGCATCAATCATCTGGAGACCCCGGACAGCGGTGGAATCTACGTCGACGGCGAACTCATCGCTTACGAGCGGCACCGCAACGGCCGCCTGATAGAGCGCAAGGCCAAGGACATCGACCGTCAGCGACGCGAGGTCGGTATGGTGTTCCAGCGCTTCAATCTCTTCAACCACATGACCGCCGCCGAGAATGTGGCACTGGGCCTCGTCAAGGCACGCGGCATCGCCAAGGGCGCGGCGCACCGGATGGCCGAGGATGCACTGGCGAAGGTCGGCCTGGCCAACCGCGGGAAGGCGTTTCCGCGCGAGCTGTCCGGTGGTCAACAACAACGGGTGGCCATTGCGCGTGCGCTGAGTATGGAGCCCAAGGTACTGCTGTTCGACGAGCCGACTTCAGCATTGGACCCGGAACTGGTCGGTGACGTCCTCGCCGTGATGAAGGACGTGGCGGCCGGCGGGATCACGATGCTCGTGGTCACCCACGAGATGCAGTTCGCTCGTGAGGTCGCCAATCAAGCAATCTTCATGGACGACGGCCAGATCGTCGAGCGCGGCCGGCCGGCGGACGTCCTCGTCAATCCGCAGCACGAACGTACGTGCAAGTTCCTCTCGCGGGTGCAGAAGTAG
- a CDS encoding amino acid ABC transporter permease: MTSTAVTRTGTQPRPAFAADDAPLHPRPHPTRYLTGTLALAVVAFIVYSFSQGQIDWHVVGDYLFSSELRSAFLNTVLISVLAMLMGIAIGTVFAMMRLSSNPVTSTVAWGYVWLFRGTPVLLQLLMWFNIALVFPSLSLPGLFHIETIEVMTPFVAALLGLGINEGAYLTETIRGGLLSVDPGQAEAAAAIGLSKWTTMTRIVLPQAMTAIIPPIGNEAIGMLKTSALAAIISYGELLSTSQQIYYVNGRVMELLVVAACWYLVATSVTSVGQYYVEQKFSKSRVRRRSMADRMIISVIRRVRRSEPTRSDPENVVATSVPRVPRPTEATPDSNEEESSS, translated from the coding sequence ATGACCAGCACCGCTGTCACACGCACCGGGACGCAGCCCCGTCCAGCCTTCGCAGCCGACGATGCACCGCTACACCCGCGACCACATCCGACGCGCTACCTGACCGGCACGCTCGCGCTCGCGGTCGTGGCCTTCATCGTCTATTCGTTCTCGCAAGGTCAGATCGACTGGCACGTCGTCGGTGATTATCTGTTCTCCAGCGAATTGCGTTCAGCCTTCCTCAACACCGTCCTGATCTCGGTGCTCGCCATGCTGATGGGCATCGCGATCGGGACCGTCTTCGCGATGATGCGCCTTTCGTCCAACCCGGTGACGTCAACGGTTGCATGGGGCTACGTCTGGCTCTTCCGTGGTACCCCGGTTCTGCTGCAGTTGCTGATGTGGTTCAACATTGCGCTGGTCTTTCCGTCGCTATCGCTTCCGGGCCTGTTCCACATCGAGACGATCGAGGTGATGACGCCGTTCGTCGCAGCACTGCTCGGTCTCGGTATCAATGAGGGCGCCTACCTCACCGAGACGATCCGCGGGGGCCTGCTCTCCGTAGACCCCGGCCAGGCCGAGGCGGCCGCGGCCATCGGACTCTCGAAGTGGACCACTATGACGCGCATAGTGCTGCCACAGGCGATGACCGCGATCATTCCGCCGATCGGCAACGAGGCGATCGGAATGCTGAAGACGTCCGCGCTGGCCGCGATCATCTCCTACGGAGAACTCCTCAGCACCTCCCAGCAGATCTACTACGTCAACGGTCGCGTGATGGAACTGCTGGTCGTTGCGGCCTGCTGGTACCTCGTCGCCACTTCGGTCACGAGCGTGGGCCAGTACTACGTGGAGCAGAAGTTCAGCAAGTCGCGCGTTCGCCGGCGCAGCATGGCCGACCGAATGATCATCTCGGTCATTCGCAGGGTGCGACGCAGCGAGCCGACCAGATCAGATCCCGAGAATGTGGTGGCGACGTCTGTGCCGCGTGTCCCGCGTCCGACCGAGGCAACGCCGGACTCGAACGAAGAGGAGTCGTCGTCATGA
- a CDS encoding DoxX family protein: MTDTEIAALLLRAVLGATMLAHGYNHLFGAGGVAGTARWFASIGLRPPKVHAWTSGLLECGVGLALLAGLLTPLSCAAVIGVMAVAGVVAHRPNGFFVFRDGYEYVLFVSVAAAALSAIGPGRLALDHVVPSLPEGGWGVLIAVGAAVTGTAVMLSLSWRPTGEEAA, encoded by the coding sequence ATGACCGATACCGAAATCGCTGCGCTGCTCCTGCGTGCGGTCCTGGGCGCGACGATGCTGGCGCACGGATACAACCACCTCTTCGGCGCGGGCGGCGTTGCAGGAACAGCACGCTGGTTCGCCTCGATCGGACTGCGGCCGCCCAAGGTGCACGCATGGACAAGCGGTCTGCTCGAATGCGGCGTCGGCCTTGCCCTTCTGGCGGGGCTGCTCACACCGCTGAGCTGTGCCGCCGTCATCGGAGTCATGGCCGTGGCCGGCGTTGTGGCACATCGGCCGAACGGATTCTTCGTGTTCCGCGACGGATACGAATATGTGCTCTTCGTGTCCGTCGCCGCCGCCGCGTTGTCGGCGATCGGTCCCGGCCGGCTCGCTCTCGATCACGTGGTTCCGAGCCTGCCAGAGGGTGGGTGGGGCGTTCTCATAGCTGTCGGCGCCGCAGTGACCGGAACTGCGGTGATGCTCTCGCTCAGCTGGCGCCCGACGGGCGAGGAAGCCGCGTGA
- a CDS encoding thiamine pyrophosphate-binding protein: protein MRDQFAALSAIVGRSARVASGQEGAEFVHSVFAEWRSSRPRPAYLEIPYDLLSRLPWIEPAQRAAQERAVAESDEQAEQVAEAIALLRRAVTPVVVFGGGARTAAPEARRFVEAIDALVITTASGKGVIAETDPTTLGAVIDQPVAHRVMSDADALVVIGSELAESELGSNDWKPSGTLVRVDVDPDQLTARWSPQIAIRMDAAQFMRRASAALTDERPRVAAARVRAARPDLDRSISQGGAAWGEINELLSAALPPDTIVAGDSSQVSYKGTMYRWPMARPGQFLYPAGFATLGYGLPAAIGAKVGNPQRPVIVLQGDGGLMFSIQELVTAVELGLPIPIVVMNNGGYAEIREQMLERGIDPLGTDLHMPDFAALCVACGGYGTHADAAADIPQLVLEALQQDRPTLIEIAV from the coding sequence TTGCGCGACCAGTTCGCTGCGCTCTCGGCCATCGTCGGTCGCAGCGCGCGGGTCGCCAGCGGACAAGAGGGCGCGGAATTCGTGCACTCGGTCTTTGCCGAGTGGCGTTCAAGCCGCCCCCGGCCCGCCTACCTGGAGATCCCGTACGACCTCCTGTCGCGCTTGCCCTGGATCGAGCCGGCACAGCGGGCAGCCCAGGAGCGCGCAGTCGCCGAGTCCGACGAACAAGCCGAACAGGTCGCCGAGGCAATCGCCCTCTTGCGCCGAGCAGTCACTCCGGTCGTCGTGTTCGGCGGAGGAGCCCGTACGGCGGCACCGGAGGCCCGGCGGTTCGTCGAGGCGATCGATGCGCTCGTGATCACGACGGCGTCCGGCAAGGGAGTGATAGCCGAAACCGATCCGACGACGCTCGGCGCCGTCATCGATCAGCCGGTAGCCCACCGCGTGATGTCCGACGCGGACGCACTGGTGGTGATCGGGAGCGAACTCGCTGAGTCCGAGCTCGGATCCAACGACTGGAAGCCCAGCGGAACCCTTGTGCGAGTGGACGTCGACCCAGATCAGCTGACAGCACGATGGAGCCCGCAGATCGCGATAAGGATGGACGCCGCGCAGTTCATGAGGCGCGCATCGGCGGCGCTGACCGACGAGCGACCTCGCGTCGCCGCGGCGCGCGTCCGCGCCGCCCGTCCGGATCTCGACAGGTCCATCAGTCAGGGCGGGGCAGCGTGGGGCGAGATCAACGAACTGCTGTCCGCTGCATTGCCGCCCGACACCATCGTTGCCGGAGACAGCTCGCAGGTTTCGTACAAGGGCACGATGTATCGCTGGCCGATGGCTCGACCGGGTCAGTTCCTCTATCCGGCTGGCTTCGCGACGCTCGGCTACGGCCTGCCCGCCGCCATCGGTGCGAAGGTCGGCAACCCGCAGCGTCCGGTCATCGTGCTCCAGGGTGACGGTGGCTTGATGTTCTCGATCCAGGAGCTCGTCACGGCGGTCGAACTCGGCCTACCGATACCGATCGTCGTCATGAACAACGGTGGGTACGCCGAGATCCGCGAACAGATGCTCGAGCGTGGAATCGATCCGCTCGGCACAGACCTGCACATGCCCGACTTCGCCGCCCTCTGCGTCGCGTGCGGCGGCTACGGCACGCACGCCGACGCGGCGGCGGATATCCCGCAACTCGTCCTGGAAGCGCTGCAACAGGACCGGCCCACGCTCATCGAGATCGCTGTCTGA
- a CDS encoding aldehyde dehydrogenase family protein yields MDTVEPVAPLRAEWQRSEILIGGGWRPPEGGRTDRVENPATERAIGTTAIADRADVDRAVQAASGAFRTWSMTDARYRADVLEHLLAQLEERRELLVATTVAELGAPVRLVREDHVGLALRVLESYVAIAREYDDESRTPLGGRVLREAAGVVGCITPWNFPLYQIVAKVAPALVAGCTVVIKPPEQTPLNAYLFADAVVATELLDGVVNVLPGAGPEVGAALVEHPDVEVVSFTGSTQVGRTIGAQAGGAIKRVCLELGGKSASIVTADADFERAVRASVDSSFYNSGQTCSALTRLLVPAGRLAEAVDIARDQADLQQVGDPTDPATDIGPLVSGLQRERVERLLDRAAEYATVHRAGTRLPERGHYVRPAIVSGAAADSEIAQDEVFGPVLTVLGYDGDADAVRIANGTSYGLAAAVWSGDLTHARALARRLRAGQVAINGASPPHDAPFGGFGKSGIGRELGSAAVDEFVELKAIQEPDQPLAD; encoded by the coding sequence CTGGACACGGTCGAGCCGGTCGCGCCGCTTCGCGCCGAGTGGCAGCGCAGCGAGATCCTCATCGGGGGCGGGTGGCGTCCCCCCGAAGGAGGGCGAACAGACCGCGTCGAGAACCCAGCGACCGAGCGAGCCATCGGCACGACTGCAATTGCCGACAGGGCCGATGTCGATCGCGCGGTGCAAGCCGCCAGCGGCGCGTTCCGGACCTGGTCCATGACTGATGCGCGGTACCGCGCGGATGTGCTGGAGCATCTGCTCGCTCAGCTCGAGGAGCGCCGCGAGCTTCTCGTCGCGACCACGGTCGCTGAACTGGGTGCGCCGGTGCGGCTGGTGCGCGAGGATCACGTAGGTCTCGCATTGCGCGTGCTCGAGTCGTACGTGGCGATCGCGCGCGAATACGACGACGAGTCCCGCACGCCGCTCGGCGGACGGGTGCTACGCGAGGCGGCCGGGGTGGTCGGCTGCATCACCCCGTGGAACTTTCCGCTGTACCAGATCGTCGCGAAGGTCGCGCCCGCGCTGGTGGCCGGCTGTACGGTCGTGATCAAACCTCCGGAGCAGACCCCGCTCAATGCCTACCTGTTCGCGGACGCGGTCGTCGCCACGGAATTGCTCGACGGCGTGGTGAACGTGTTACCGGGCGCGGGCCCTGAGGTCGGTGCGGCGCTGGTGGAGCACCCCGACGTCGAAGTCGTCTCCTTCACCGGCTCGACCCAGGTCGGCCGAACGATCGGAGCTCAGGCCGGTGGTGCCATCAAGCGCGTGTGCCTCGAACTCGGCGGCAAGTCCGCCAGCATCGTGACGGCGGATGCCGACTTCGAACGGGCGGTTCGCGCCAGCGTGGACTCGAGCTTCTACAACTCCGGACAGACGTGCAGCGCGTTGACGCGGCTTTTGGTTCCGGCCGGCCGATTGGCGGAGGCGGTGGACATAGCGCGTGACCAGGCAGATCTCCAACAGGTCGGCGACCCGACCGATCCCGCCACCGACATCGGGCCGCTGGTCAGCGGCCTACAGCGTGAACGGGTCGAGCGGCTTCTTGACCGTGCAGCGGAGTACGCAACGGTGCACCGGGCCGGCACGCGTCTGCCGGAGCGCGGGCATTACGTACGCCCCGCGATCGTGAGCGGTGCGGCGGCAGACAGCGAGATCGCCCAGGATGAGGTCTTCGGGCCGGTGTTGACCGTGCTCGGATACGACGGCGACGCCGACGCGGTGCGGATCGCCAATGGCACGTCGTACGGACTCGCAGCGGCCGTTTGGTCCGGCGACCTCACGCACGCCCGTGCCCTCGCGCGGCGGTTGCGTGCCGGTCAGGTGGCGATCAACGGCGCATCGCCACCCCACGACGCACCGTTCGGAGGCTTTGGGAAGTCCGGCATCGGCCGCGAACTCGGGTCGGCCGCGGTAGATGAGTTCGTCGAACTCAAAGCCATCCAGGAACCCGACCAGCCGCTGGCCGACTGA
- a CDS encoding MFS transporter, whose protein sequence is MAARLPLSMLPLAFVLVGQAADGSVTLGATLTGFGSLCACLAAPARGRLLDRQELRRALQIDSLVAAGVFALLLVVLQFDLPTALLFVLSVGGGWSIAGMMSGLRALLVVAVPAEQLRRSHFVESLLTELCYGLGPILVGVLGLLGGAKLVLLVMFAIQASAALSLRRIGTFAPRRVSRTKLLGRRDVRRLTALTFFVSLGYGTLESNVPQRMGEFGLSTEVGGWFLGILAAGSCIGGMLASIRPTSARYPRLVAAVLALAFAVLIIPSALARTAPLYGFTLVISTLAFVPIVGLLAAEFESRLGVAQRGEGFAYFVTALTLGGAVGYLGNGLLIGPLAASTMPWLAAALFGVVGAMLLASCAPPSRRRPMRTAATTGPQS, encoded by the coding sequence ATGGCCGCCCGTCTGCCGCTCTCGATGCTGCCGCTCGCGTTCGTGCTTGTCGGTCAGGCCGCAGATGGCTCAGTGACTCTCGGCGCGACGCTGACCGGCTTCGGTTCGCTGTGCGCGTGCCTCGCAGCGCCGGCGCGCGGCCGGCTCCTGGATCGGCAGGAGCTGCGCCGGGCCCTGCAGATAGACAGCCTCGTCGCGGCCGGCGTGTTCGCGCTCCTGTTGGTCGTGCTTCAGTTCGATCTGCCGACCGCACTGCTGTTCGTGCTGAGCGTCGGCGGTGGCTGGTCCATTGCCGGGATGATGAGCGGCCTGCGTGCGTTGTTGGTGGTTGCGGTGCCGGCCGAACAGCTGCGCCGCTCACACTTCGTGGAGTCGCTCCTCACCGAGCTGTGCTACGGGCTCGGCCCGATTCTCGTTGGGGTCCTCGGCCTGCTCGGCGGTGCGAAGCTCGTTCTGCTGGTGATGTTCGCGATCCAGGCATCGGCGGCGCTGAGCCTGCGTCGAATCGGGACGTTCGCGCCTCGGCGGGTGAGTCGCACGAAGCTCCTCGGCCGCCGCGACGTGCGGCGCCTGACAGCCTTGACCTTCTTCGTCAGCCTCGGCTACGGGACGTTGGAGAGCAATGTCCCACAGCGGATGGGCGAGTTCGGGCTGTCCACCGAGGTCGGCGGATGGTTCCTCGGCATCCTGGCAGCCGGCAGTTGCATAGGCGGGATGCTCGCCAGCATCCGACCCACCTCTGCGCGATATCCGCGTCTCGTCGCGGCTGTGCTCGCGCTGGCCTTCGCGGTCCTGATCATCCCGAGCGCTCTCGCACGGACTGCACCGCTGTACGGGTTCACCCTGGTGATCAGCACCCTTGCGTTCGTTCCCATCGTCGGTCTGCTCGCGGCGGAGTTCGAGTCCCGCCTCGGGGTGGCTCAGCGCGGCGAAGGCTTCGCCTACTTCGTCACCGCTCTCACCCTTGGCGGTGCGGTCGGCTACCTGGGGAACGGACTTCTGATCGGACCGCTTGCCGCCAGCACCATGCCGTGGCTCGCGGCCGCGCTGTTCGGGGTGGTGGGCGCAATGCTGTTGGCCAGCTGTGCACCGCCCAGCCGGCGTCGACCGATGCGCACGGCCGCTACGACCGGGCCGCAGAGTTGA
- a CDS encoding Lrp/AsnC family transcriptional regulator has product MPALLMPVSCNSSDPAILGALHRQRTDMARYQLDPTDNAIIEMLREDGRAPLAKIGEAVELSADAIRVRLARLTADGIVRVIGIVHPSSLGYGALGTVVIDYDGPLQDLVDELRKHPEVTFMALMFGEYNVMCEIAARDDQALQDFVNNIIRQLDHVERVECWRTLEVVKWAVQGRPPPPHTAISNPQTHVEFDELDIRLLKVLTESPRLTYRELQDRVGAPYSVVRRRAQALFRADVIVATAVVDVVTANPHIMAQICVQLGPGASQALDTLAADEQVHIIVRISGRYNALIELSCESHEHLAETIDRILHLEGIRSATSYVVTHYPILPVPWALAGHQRNGNGRHPEIGSSDASPSPSDPQKAAGRTTARAAAAVQRRVSKSAKR; this is encoded by the coding sequence GTGCCAGCGTTGTTGATGCCCGTAAGCTGCAACTCCAGCGATCCTGCAATACTCGGGGCTCTTCACAGGCAGAGGACGGACATGGCCCGCTACCAGCTCGACCCCACGGACAACGCAATCATCGAGATGCTGCGTGAGGATGGCCGCGCACCTCTGGCAAAGATCGGCGAGGCCGTGGAGCTGTCGGCCGACGCCATCCGCGTCCGCCTGGCCCGGCTGACCGCGGACGGCATCGTGCGAGTCATCGGGATCGTGCATCCGTCCAGCCTCGGTTACGGCGCCCTCGGCACCGTCGTCATCGACTATGACGGACCACTGCAGGACCTTGTCGACGAGCTCCGCAAGCACCCAGAGGTCACCTTCATGGCCTTGATGTTCGGCGAATACAACGTCATGTGCGAGATCGCGGCGCGTGATGACCAAGCGCTGCAGGACTTCGTCAACAACATCATCCGACAGCTCGATCACGTAGAACGAGTCGAGTGCTGGCGAACGCTCGAGGTGGTCAAGTGGGCGGTGCAGGGACGCCCGCCGCCGCCGCACACCGCCATCTCGAACCCGCAGACACACGTCGAGTTCGACGAGCTGGACATCCGCCTGCTGAAGGTCCTTACCGAGTCGCCTCGGCTGACGTATCGGGAACTGCAGGATCGAGTCGGGGCGCCGTACTCCGTAGTCCGTCGCCGTGCCCAGGCCCTGTTTCGGGCCGACGTCATCGTCGCCACTGCGGTGGTCGACGTGGTCACGGCCAATCCGCACATCATGGCCCAGATCTGCGTGCAACTCGGCCCCGGCGCAAGCCAGGCGCTGGATACCCTGGCCGCGGACGAGCAGGTGCACATCATCGTGCGGATCAGCGGGCGGTACAACGCGCTCATCGAACTCTCGTGCGAGTCCCACGAACACCTGGCGGAAACGATCGACCGCATTCTGCATCTGGAGGGGATCCGAAGTGCGACCTCCTACGTGGTGACGCACTACCCGATCCTGCCGGTTCCGTGGGCGCTCGCAGGGCACCAGCGCAACGGCAACGGTAGGCATCCTGAGATCGGGTCCAGCGATGCGAGCCCATCGCCCTCCGACCCGCAGAAGGCTGCGGGTCGGACCACCGCCCGCGCCGCAGCGGCCGTGCAACGGCGAGTAAGCAAGTCCGCGAAGCGCTGA
- a CDS encoding amidohydrolase family protein: MAFNPITGYDFRIISTDCHVDPPADELVAKLPEHLRKWAPGTVVRDGVEYLDIPGLAPITKSFADGQMAGAGDEREFEREFRNDPDGGRDLVKRSAQLERDGVWGEVVFPHSFLGLSAHPNAEYQREMGRLYNNFCAETFLTTSAHRDRYAPSALLSTLEPADAVAEAVRAKELGFVCVMLPPVVPWLPYWHADWAPLWRTLEELDLVVNFHVFTGNTAQGVDFGNLWVIPPDLVEVGRARFRTERVDERLSTTVMCMASNMSPMMHLIGSGILDRHPRLRFALVESEAGWIPWALQALDLMQQRRRFAMIDLELKPSDYFRRQGWGTFLEDKVAIDTLEYLGEDRLMWSNDWPHDEGTFLESQSIIKELIGHLPLSTQKKLLRDNAAGLYCLDQVDQLVGV, encoded by the coding sequence ATGGCTTTCAACCCGATCACTGGATACGACTTTCGGATCATTTCAACCGACTGTCACGTAGACCCGCCCGCCGACGAACTCGTAGCCAAGCTGCCCGAGCACCTGCGCAAGTGGGCGCCCGGAACGGTTGTGCGGGATGGTGTGGAGTATCTCGACATCCCCGGGCTGGCTCCGATCACGAAGTCGTTCGCGGACGGCCAGATGGCTGGCGCTGGCGACGAGCGGGAGTTCGAGCGGGAATTCCGTAACGATCCCGACGGCGGACGCGACCTGGTCAAGCGCAGTGCGCAGCTTGAGCGCGACGGGGTCTGGGGCGAGGTGGTGTTCCCCCACTCGTTCCTTGGACTGAGTGCGCACCCGAACGCCGAGTACCAGCGCGAAATGGGCCGTCTCTACAACAATTTCTGTGCCGAGACGTTCCTGACCACTTCGGCGCATCGAGACCGCTACGCGCCGTCCGCGCTGCTGTCGACCCTGGAACCGGCGGATGCGGTCGCGGAGGCCGTGCGCGCGAAGGAGCTCGGCTTCGTCTGCGTAATGCTTCCGCCCGTCGTGCCGTGGCTGCCCTACTGGCACGCCGACTGGGCACCGCTGTGGCGCACCCTCGAGGAACTCGACCTTGTCGTGAACTTCCACGTGTTCACCGGGAACACCGCACAGGGTGTCGACTTCGGGAACCTGTGGGTCATCCCACCGGATCTCGTGGAGGTCGGCCGGGCCCGCTTTCGCACCGAGCGCGTCGACGAGCGGCTCAGCACGACCGTCATGTGCATGGCCTCGAACATGTCGCCGATGATGCACCTGATCGGGTCGGGCATTCTTGACCGGCACCCACGCCTTCGTTTCGCTCTGGTGGAGTCCGAGGCCGGCTGGATCCCCTGGGCGCTGCAGGCCCTGGACCTCATGCAGCAGCGCAGACGGTTTGCGATGATCGATCTCGAACTCAAGCCCAGTGACTACTTCCGCCGGCAGGGCTGGGGCACCTTCCTCGAGGACAAGGTGGCCATCGACACCTTGGAATACCTGGGCGAGGACCGCCTCATGTGGTCCAACGACTGGCCGCACGACGAGGGCACTTTCCTGGAGAGTCAGAGCATCATCAAGGAGCTCATTGGTCATCTTCCGCTCTCGACACAGAAGAAGTTGCTGCGGGACAACGCCGCCGGCCTCTACTGCCTCGACCAGGTCGACCAACTGGTCGGCGTCTGA